One stretch of Podospora bellae-mahoneyi strain CBS 112042 chromosome 2, whole genome shotgun sequence DNA includes these proteins:
- a CDS encoding hypothetical protein (EggNog:ENOG503P761; COG:S), which translates to MDANRWPNTHRITSYIPILPLVSFGSLLFQSSPVIERETKAIQPSRPSAHSARLRQSDEINLRTPIDCQPLDRTHTLNLSAILRLDNNNHTRKPQQTTETDKSKQQPDFETHSLKPRTKARNRKIQMVSQTQSQCYTPSSSSSSSSSSSSSGSTTSDTHTTLIGGGGLVPGLGGLGLPPRLGSRSSYNNTSRPYPAVYYSSPTSLPSLDSDRQHHRHHGHGYQLPSHPLHDGHSRGHLSMSDQGGHGGMDGSDSTPQRKRIAVACGRCRKRKIRCSGDPGQGQPCSNCKNANAEPCQFLRVSFTTFFITFKLSNKRQVQSREAPFIRSEPVGDSPFGYNVGDARLYHASRAPTYHASPSPHATAYASDLLSTTGHHMGHGSTTDITGISSYRGSTHGGGYSYVPVKPAYYTAAYSSSPHGLTYGVHSDVDNFGGYGLPVPTGEAHHDAPSGIPVMSMPGAPAWPSSRSMKSPSGYGSMYLDPEVTASPTTYTTPPPSAYSAVRGHSAAGDGPNFSFTNMSASLPSSQSDRVLPVPSSTAATTTTTSHRSSTYPPLSGANKPPTATDSSYDSYGSSRTESSGPESIFSDSERAAAFSNSQGPAAFDMSPYGTSSGSTDASGRRDSAYAAAGAGHETGGGHDGPSLPSLSSAYERHHAAVATRH; encoded by the exons ATGGATGCAAACAGATGGCCCAATACACACAGG ATCACATCATACATCCCTATTCTGCCCCTTGTGTCTTTTGGGTCTCTTCTGTTTCAATCATCCCCGGTCATCGAGAGGGAGACAAAGGCCATACAACCAAGCCGGCCTTCCGCTCACTCTGCACGTCTAAGACAGTCTGACGAAATCAACCTGAGGACACCAATCGATTGTCAACCACTGGATCGGAC acaCACGCTCAACCTGTCAGCTATTCTACGTCTCGATAATAATAACCACACTCGCAAGCCACAGCAGACGACAGAGACAGACAAGTCTAAACAACAGCCAGACTTTGAGACTCACTCTCTAAAACCAAGGACGAAGGCGAGAAACCGGAAAATTCAAATGGTGTCCCAGACCCAGTCCCAGTGTTataccccttcctcctcgtcgtcttcatcgtcgtcttcgtcgtcctcggGTTCTACGACATCCGACACTCACACCACActcatcggcggcggcggactCGTTCCAGGACTCGGTGGACTCGGCCTACCTCCACGACTCGGCAGCCGATCGAGTTACAACAACACTAGCCGACCGTATCCAGCTGTATATTATTCATCTCCCACTAGTTTGCCGTCTCTGGACTCTGATagacaacaccaccgtcaccacGGGCACGGCTACCAGCTTCCTTCACATCCTCTTCACGACGGCCACTCGCGTGGACACCTGAGTATGTCTGATCAAGGAGGGCACGGAGGTATGGATGGGTCAGACTCCACCCCACAAAGAAAAAGGATCGCTGTTGCT TGTGGAAGGTGTAGAAAGCGAAAGATCAGATGCAGTGGTGACCCGGGGCAAGGGCAGCCATGCTCGAACTGCAAGAATGCCAATGCCGAGCCGTGTCAATTTCTAAGGGTGAGCTTCACTACTTTTTTCATCACTTTCAAGTTGTCTAACAAGCGCCAGGTTCAATCAAGAGAAGCCCCTTTTATCCGAAGTGAGCCGGTTGGCGATAGTCCTTTTGGCTACAACGTTGGTGATGCCAGATTATACCACGCTTCCCGCGCGCCCACGTATCATGCCTCTCCCAGTCCGCACGCAACAGCCTACGCTTCCGACCTTTTATCCACCACTGGGCATCATATGGGACATGGCAGCACTACCGACATTACAGGTATCTCATCGTACAGAGGCAGCACTCATGGCGGCGGCTACTCATACGTCCCGGTCAAACCAGCGTATTACACGGCCGCATACAGCTCCTCGCCACACGGCCTAACGTACGGGGTCCACTCTGATGTGGACAACTTTGGGGGTTATGGTTTGCCGGTCCCCACCGGAGAAGCCCATCACGATGCCCCCAGCGGCATCCCGGTCATGTCCATGCCTGGGGCCCCAGCTTGGCCATCTAGCAGGAGCATGAAATCTCCGAGCGGGTACGGCAGCATGTATCTGGATCCAGAAGTAACCGCATCCCCAACCACCtacacaacccccccaccatcggCCTACTCAGCAGTCCGGGGCCACTCAGCCGCCGGGGACGGGCCAAATTTCTCCTTCACAAACATGTCAGCTTCGTTGCCGTCGTCTCAGTCGGATCGTGTGCTTCCTGTTCCTtcttccaccgccgccaccaccaccacgaccagtCACCGCTCCTCCACCTACCCACCTCTCTCAGGGgccaacaaacccccaacgGCCACAGATTCGAGCTACGACAGCTACGGCTCCTCTCGCACCGAGTCCAGCGGGCCAGAAAGTATCTTTAGCGACTCGGAACGCGCTGCAGCCTTCTCGAACAGCCAGGGGCCAGCAGCCTTTGACATGAGCCCGTACGGTACCAGCTCCGGGTCGACCGATGCTTCTGGCCGAAGGGACTCTGCATACGCCGCGGCGGGGGCTGGACACGAGACTGGCGGTGGGCATGACGGGCCGTCGCTGCCTTCCCTGTCGTCTGCGTATGAGAGGCAtcatgctgctgttgccaCCCGGCACTAG
- a CDS encoding hypothetical protein (EggNog:ENOG503P9EQ) has protein sequence MNATANSSSYSTARATMFDLRSSPVPTMMHHHDRDMALQKYYILHEQHESLRQHLDELRSPQSASFFSSPSTTTSSLSPTGIIPAPAVSSSRHQFRSSSIPTIMMKRSGSSGCLGEVAQEEAKLCDVNEGIKRVLTELLNCEAVRGDRAFRTWVQSRLMDTERELRSGRRRRSAPDA, from the coding sequence atgaacGCCACCGCCAACTCGTCTTCCTACAGCACCGCCCGTGCCACCATGTTTGATCTGCGCTCCTCTCCAGTGCCGACCATGATgcaccaccacgaccgcGACATGGCGCTGCAAAAGTACTATATCCTGCACGAGCAGCACGAGTCACTCCGTCAGCACCTCGATGAGCTTCGATCGCCCCAGTCGGcttcctttttctcctcgccctccaccaCTACGTCATCACTCTCGCCTACCGGCATCATTCCCGCCCCGGCCGTGTCGTCCTCGCGTCACCAGTTCCGCAGCTCGTCCATCCCGACCATTATGATGAAGAGATCTGGGTCGTCGGGCTGCCTGGGGGAAGTCGCccaggaggaggccaaaCTGTGTGACGTCAACGAGGGCATCAAGAGGGTGCTGACGGAGCTGCTCAACTGTGAGGCGGTGAGAGGCGATCGCGCGTTTCGGACGTGGGTCCAGAGCCGACTCATGGATACCGAGCGGGAACTCCggagtggaaggagaagacGGAGCGCGCCCGACGCTTAA